The Leptodactylus fuscus isolate aLepFus1 chromosome 5 unlocalized genomic scaffold, aLepFus1.hap2 SUPER_5_unloc_1, whole genome shotgun sequence genome includes a window with the following:
- the NYAP1 gene encoding neuronal tyrosine-phosphorylated phosphoinositide-3-kinase adapter 1, which produces MTPSSSDTVTFLGIEKAGAMNLLYRKSRVEWRQKEEEPKKSSGKVRDMASFRRHFRMGFMTMPASQERAPLPCASAMAPRSLSCHSVGSAPEDSGNEGGPPGRRPPAKPKRNPSTKLSLGGEGRTAEERRIRKEGSLKSASDTRRMPPQKPQRSPHTHLSASFDEAYANRPASTSAILTSSTRASSPSPEEPVYIEMVGNASRRPPPPPTPAPPEEESDGEEEAIYEEMKYPLHEEQPSHLRHPQRRRLPPPRTPEVDIPPPFPNLLQHRPPLLGAPSGKGQKVTKPSQPTSSSKLPIPHKEIPSAASSSSVHLPPSGRARSHSTPLPPQASAQRRPESETPRGSTCSQEKGASMLPIPHGHNRDKALSYTMVYSSVKVTHSLLPASQVEEKTEREISVLAGLICPASRVAGTQLPSRPPSAHLQQVQGEQASPAVWTYPTGKRPPAYETSIKGSRTPVIQASESRVGGGAGAAEEERPGSVWELQRRMSCGRRSQLGEPLTDVPRVWNGNPGRQEKTAHGTAVSGIPVRSQQSLDSALARGVARTGLPVPCQTFPACHRSTDFGGGYRLGRSASTSGVRQTSAHRQNQAVLSPTPTVPSGGRERDGKLQEVIERKRFLCHEIKSRQPRAERGLCKQESLPILPSWRRGSEVRKGGTPPCHRQQAVLWDTAI; this is translated from the exons ATGACCCCCAGCTCCTCTGACACTGTGACATTTCTTGGGATAGAAAAGGCTGGAGCCATGAATCTGCTGTACAGGAAGAGTCGGGTGGAGTGGAGACAGAAGGAGGAGGAACCTAAGAAAAG CTCAGGAAAGGTTCGGGACATGGCTTCTTTCCGTCGCCATTTCCGTATGGGCTTCATGACGATGCCAGCCTCCCAGGAGCGTGCTCCTCTCCCATGTGCCAGCGCCATGGCCCCTCGATCTCTTTCCTGTCACTCAGTGGGCAGTGCACCAGAGGATAGTGGAAATGAAGGGGGTCCCCCGGGGAGGAGACCCCCTGCTAAACCTAAGAGAAACCCCAGCACAAAACTCAGCCTCGGTGGAGAGGGAAGAACAGCAGAGGAACGTAGGATCAGAAAGGAAG GATCCCTAAAAAGTGCCTCTGACACTCGCCGGATGCCCCCACAGAAGCCACAGCGCAGTCCCCATACACATCTCTCTGCCTCTTTTGACGAGGCCTATGCGAACCGACCTGCCTCAACATCTGCCATTCTCACTTCTAGCACCCGCGCCTCTTCACCCTCCCCAGAAGAACCTGTATACATTGAGATGGTAGGCAATGCCTCCCGAAGGCCTCCTCCCCCACCGACCCCGGCACCACCAGAGGAGGAGTCAGATGGGGAAGAAGAGGCAATTTATGAAGAAATGAAATACCCTCTTCATGAAGAGCAGCCATCCCACCTGCGACATCCTCAACGTCGCAGACTTCCGCCACCTAGGACTCCAGAGGTTGACATCCCGCCACCTTTTCCTAACCTCTTACAACATCGACCTCCTCTTCTTGGGGCGCCATCTGGAAAGGGCCAAAAAGTCACAAAGCCTTCACAGCCGACCTCATCGTCTAAGCTGCCGATACCTCACAAGGAGATACCAAGTGCAGCTTCTTCATCCTCTGTTCATCTCCCACCGTCTGGTCGTGCCCGCAGTCACTCGACACCATTGCCCCCACAGGCCTCTGCCCAACGCAGACCGGAATCTGAAACCCCCAGAGGGTCGACATGCTCACAGGAAAAGGGGGCATCGATGTTACCCATTCCCCATGGACATAATCGGGACAAAGCTCTTTCTTATACCATGGTGTATTCTTCCGTCAAGGTGACACATTCTCTCTTACCGGCCTCACAGGTTGAGGAAAAAACAGAGAGGGAGATCTCAGTCTTGGCTGGACTTATTTGCCCAGCATCCCGGGTGGCGGGCACACAACTCCCAAGTCGACCTCCTTCAGCACACCTCCAACAGGTCCAAGGGGAGCAGGCTTCTCCTGCCGTCTGGACATACCCTACGGGCAAAAGACCACCAGCATATGAGACCAGCATAAAGGGCTCACGAACACCAGTCATTCAAGCCTCAGAAAGCCGTGTAGGTGGTGGAGCGGGCGCAGCCGAGGAAGAGAGGCCCGGGTCTGTATGGGAATTACAGAGAAGGATGTCATGTGGGCGAAGGAGCCAACTTGGGGAAC CATTGACCGATGTGCCCCGTGTTTGGAATGGAAATCCAGGAAGACAAGAGAAGACCGCTCATGGAACAGCTGTGTCTGGGATCCCTGTCCGGAGCCAACAAAGCTTGGACAGTGCGCTTGCCCGTGGAGTGGCACGGACCGGTCTTCCAGTGCCATGCCAAACCTTTCCAGCATGTCATAGGAGTACAG ATTTCGGAGGTGGATATCGCCTGGGCCGCTCAGCCTCCACCTCTGGGGTGCGCCAGACGTCAGCCCACAGGCAAAATCAG GCTGTTTTGTCCCCCACCCCAACTGTGCCCTCTGGTGGCCGGGAACGTGACGGGAAATTACAGGAGGTGATTGAGAGGAAGAGATTTTTGTGCCATGAGATCAAGTCGCGGCAGCCAAGGGCAGAGAGGGGGCTCTGCAAGCAGGAAAGTTTGCCCATTCTGCCCAGCTGGAGGCGGGGGTCTGAAGTTCGGAAGGGGGGAACCCCACCTTGCCATCGGCAACAGGCTGTGCTGTGGGATACTGCCATCTGA